The DNA window AGCGCGACAGGCGAGCCACCCCCGTGTCCACGACGTACACGATTCCTGGGATGGTGACCGACGTCTCCGCGACGTTGGTGGAGAGGATGACGCGGCGCTCGGGGATGGAGGCGAAGACCCGCGACTGCTCGGAGGCCGACAGGCGCGAATACAGGGGCTGCACCACCGTGCCGCGGAGGTTGCGCGCGTTCAGGGCGTTCTCGGCCTCGCGAATCTCCCGCTCCCCTGGGAGGAACACGAGCACGTCCCCGTCCGGGTCGAGCGAGAGGACGTTGGCCACCGCATCGGCGACGGAGTCGGCGAGCTCGTCGTCCTCGGGGGGCGGCTCGTAGAGCACGTCCACCGGAAAGGTGCGGCCCTCCACCTGGATGACCGGAGCGCCTCCGAAGAATTGCGAGAAGCGCTCGGTCTCGATGGTGGCCGAGCTCACGACCACCTTGAGGTCGGGGCGACGAGGGAGGAGTCGCTTGAGCCACCCGAGCAGGAAGTCGATGGTGAGGCTGCGCTCGTGGGCCTCATCGAGAACGATGGTGTCGTAGCGGCGCAGGAGCGGGTCACTGTGAATCTGCGCGAGCAGGACTCCGTCGGTCATGAACTTCACGGCCGTGCTCCGGGACGAGCGGTCCTCGAAGCGAATCTGGTAGCCGACGTCCGTGCCCAGCTCCGTGCCGAGCTCGCGTGCCACGCGTGCCGCCACGCTGGTGGCCGCGATGCGCCGGGGCTGGGTGACGCCAATCTGGCGCGGGCGGCCGCGCCCCATGGCGAGGAGGATTTTCGGCAGTTGGGTCGTCTTCCCCGAGCCGGTGGCCCCCGCGACGATGACCACCTGATGGGCGGAAATGGCCGCGGTGATGTCCTCCACCCGGCTCGAGATGGGGAGCTCAGGGGGGAAGCGCAGGGTGGGCAGGCCGTCGAGGGTGGGGACAGGTGAGTCGCCGGACATGGCCTCATGGCCTACCACTGATGCGTCCGCGGTGCCCCTGACGAATCGTGTGGGCACCTGCCCGCCTGGCGTTCCCGAGGGGAATTCTCAGGGAGGGTCGGACGAAGCCCTCAGATGAATGATGAATCGGCCCACCACGGAGCAAGCCCATGAACAGTCCCCCGCCCTATGCCCTCGTGGTCCGCTCGCCCGACGACTCAGCGGTCCGGGATGGCGCCCTCCGGGTCAGCGAGAAGCTCGCCAGGCAGGGCTACGCCATCCCCCCCGTCCCGCTGAAGAGCGCCGCCCTGCCCTTGTGCTCAAGCGACACCTCATGGCCGTCTTCAGCCAGAACTCCTTTGTGCGAGTGACGGGACTGACCGGGACGGCCGTGGACTACAACGGAAGCTTCCGCGTCCTCCCCAAGGGGCCCGTCGTCCCCTGGATGAACCAGGTCCGCGCCAACGCGGGCAATGCTGACCGGCTGGCCCACCTCGTGGAGCAGGCCGATGCGCTCGACGCCCAGAACGTCGGCAACACGCGCTTTCGACTACCGACGGCCCCTCTACATGCTCGTGCAGCAAATCGGAGATGCGCTCGATGAGGCAGCTAAGGCAGAGGACGATGATGATGAGCCGTTCGACCTCGCGGAGAACATCCTCGCGACCCTCGACACACTGCAGCCCCTCATCCGCAAGGGATGGGTCCTGACCCGGCAGGACAGCAAGGTCCACTTCTAGGCCCGCTCCCGCCGCCAGACCGCGAGCCCCACACGTGCTCAAGCGCTCCGCGATGCGATGAGCGCGAGGTTGCGAGGAGACAGTCGCGGCGCGAAGAGCTGGAGGAGTTCGACCTGGAAGCCGAGCTCTTCCAGGAGCATCGCGCGGTCGAGCAGGAGAACGACCTCCAACGCCCTCGCGAAGCGGTCCCTCAGCAGATGGCAGAGCAGGAGTTCCCTCGTCTCGGCGCGAACGGACATCTCGAAGGCATCCAGTTGGGCGTCCGTCATGCCGGCATCGAGCCCCAGGCGCTCCAACCGGTCGAGCGCGTAGGCTGCGAAGGGACCGTCATAGAGGCCTCGGGGCGCGTCTCCCGCTCGCACGAAGCCCTGCTCGGGAAAGTGCCGCTTCGAGAGGAGATGGAACGCGAAGCGCCACGCGTACACCCGCTTCATCCGCGCGAACTCCGCGTCGGACTTCCATGGGCGTCCCCGCGTCGTCAGCGCCAGGGCCTTTGGGGTGAACGGGAGTGGATGCGCGCTCCCGACGCGGGAGACGGGGTAGTCCCGGGGGAGCTCCAGCTTGTCGTAGCAGCAGCCGATGTTCAGGACGAGGCCCGCCCCCTGGCTCTTGCGGAGCTGTGTCAGCGCGAGCGGCCCGCAGGTGTGCAGACCGATGGACGCCCGGTCCTGGCCGGAGAAGAGCGGGTCGATTCGCGGCTGGAGTCCGTCCTCGACGGAGGCCTGGATGAAGCACAGGGTGTCCCCGCCGGAGGGGCGGGTTCTCGCCAGCCACCGTCGCCCCTTGTCCTGCAAGGCGGCGTCGCGATCAATGCTGTGGAAGGTCCACCCGAACGTCCGTGCACAGAGGCGGGCGAGATGCCCCATGCCACCGCCGATATCGGCGGCCTGTCGGATGAAGCGTGTTCTCGGCCCGAGCAGGGAGAGCACCCGCTCGAGCTCGTGGGTCTTCTTGTCGCTGAGCCCCTGCCGCTCCGTGACGGAGAGCGGGTGAACTCCTTCGTGCCAGGGCAGCGCCGTCAGCTCCTCGAGTGCGCCCAGGAGCGCGCGGAGGGAGGCAGGCGGGACGTCCACGAGTGCCCCCTGGTCCAGTTGGCGCTCGCCCGCCTCATCGAGCGACCGGGCATAGGCCCGCCACTCCTCGGGATAGGCGGCGCCGGACTCGGGCCACCCCTGGAGGATGGAGCAGGACCAGAGCGGGGACCAGGGCAGGAGTTGGTGCGTGAGCGCCTCGAGCCGCGCCTGGAAGTCCATGGCGGCGCATCCTATGTGCCGCCGAGGTCGACAGGTGTGAATCATCCGTGAGGGGGCTCATCCCTCCTGGATATCGAACGGGCTGACAGGAAATCGAGGCGGACGTTCAGGAATCCCCGAACGCGGCGATACTCATGTGGCGCGACCCCCACCCTCCACTCGGGATCGAAGTCCATGAGCCGCTATCGCCTTCCGTCCATTGTCCTCGGCTTGATGTTGTTGACCGAGCCCGTCCTGGCGCAGAGCCCCCCGGCCCCCGCCGCCCCCGTACGACTTCCCGATGTCGCATTGCCACCTGCGCTGGACCGCGTGCTGCGCGACTACGAGCGTGCATGGCGCGCAGGCGACGCGGCCGCACTTGCCTCGCTGTTCGCGGAAGATGGGTTCGTCCTCCAGAGCAATCGCCCGCCTGTCCGGGGTCGTGCGGCCATCCGGGCCGCCTATGAGGGCCAAGGCGGCGGTCCACTGAAGCTGCGTGCGCTCGCGTTCGCCGCTGAAGACACGAGCGGCTACATCATCGGTGCCTACGGTTACGGCAACAGCTCCGGCGACACGGGCAAATTCACCCTCACCCTGCGTCGCGCACCGGGTGGACCGTGGCTGATTGTCTCGGACATGGACAACGCGAACGCGCCGCCACGACAGCGGTAGCGCCATGCGTGGATGACGCGACCACCGCCCGAAGAACCCGGCACGTGGCCGGGGCTTTCGAGGCGGCCGCCAGCAGCGGGCAATCCCCCTAGCGAAGACCCCTCCGAGGGCCAGAGGTGTGCCGCCAAGGTCACTTCCCTCCCGGGAGCGCGGCCAGCGCGGCTCGCACCGCGTCCACCGCGTACTGGGAGAACTCCCGCTGCATCCTGGGCAGTCGCTCCGCCTCCGCGAGCGCGGTCTCCAGGTCCTTGCGCGCCTCGTCCACGCGGCCCGCCCGCTCCAGCGTCCGCGCCCGACTCAACCACACCGCCAGCCGTCGGCCGCCCTGGGCCTGCTTCAGCGCACGGTCCGTCGCGGCGAGCGCCTCGTCATGCCGGCCGAGTTCGCGGAGGCTCGCGGCCACCCGCGTGCTGGCGGAGAAGTCGTCGGGGAGCTCGCGCTCCGTCTGGACGAAGAGTGGGAGGGTGTCCGCCAGGTGCCCGCTCGCCTCCGCGGCACTGTAGAGATGGGAGTCCCACGCCGCCCTGCCCCGCGCCGTGGTCTCCTCGGCGCGGTACGCGAGCACCTTCACGTAGTACTGCTCGGAGAGCTTCCGGGCCCCCTCCTTGTCGCCCCGCGCTTCGAGCAGGTCCGCCATGGAGTCGTAGAGCCAGGTCTGGTTCTTCGAGCCATGCTTCTGCGCCTGTGCGAAGGCCTTCTCGAAGTGGACCTCCAGGGCCTTCATGGCCGGCGCGGCCCAGGGCTTGGGCTCCTGGGCGTAGCGCGCGCACGAGTAGCCGGTGCTCGCCGCGCCCGCCCGCTCCTCCTCGCCGAGGCTCGGGACGGTCTTCACCGCATACTCGGCGCAGGCCTGGAACGCCTCGGCGTTCCACAGCGCGTTGAGCGCGGACTCCACCGCCCGGGTGCGACGGCTCCAATCCCCGGGGCCCTGCTCCACCGCCTCCTGATACTTCCGCGCCGCCAGCTCGTGCTCCCTCCGGGCATGGGCGCGGTCGCCCTCGAGCAGCAACAGCTCCGGCCCCGACACCTGGGCGCTCAGCGCGCGCCGGGCATCGTCGAGCAGCGCCAGGACATCCTCCAATCCCGCGCCTCCCATCCAGCGCAGCGCGGGCGTCTCCGTCTCGGAGTCGAGCACCAGCAACGTGGGCAGGTTGTCCACCGGGAAGCGCTCCAGGAGCGGCTCATTGATGGGGTCATCCACGTCCACCGCGAGCAGGACATAGTCCTTCGCCTTCGCGATGAAGCCGGGCGCGGTGAAGACCTGGGCTTCCATCGTCCGGCAGGGCGGACACCACACCGCGCCGAAGTCGATGAAGAGCGGCTTTCGCTCGGCGCGGGCCTGGGCGAGCGCCGCTGTGTAGTCGTTCCGGATGAACGTCGCGAACTCAGGGGGACGTCCCTTCGTGGTGGCACAACCCACGAGGACCACAAGGCAGACAGGGAGGAGCCGCTTCATGGGAAGCGACTCTAATCCACCCTTCTTCTCTCCGAGTCAGGCCCGGCGAGAGCAGACAGTGCAGTACACGAAAGGGCGACTCGAGCGGTGCTCACCGGGGCGTTCGGGTCGGCGGCCTCCGCGACTGTCTGGACAGGATGAGCGCGCCCAGCCCGTCGAGGACCCGCTGCAGGCCGAAGCCAAAGGCATGCTCCGGGCTGTAGGCGGCGCCGTGGGCAGCCCCCGCGGCGGAGCCCACACGTGAGGCCAGCGGATAGCGAGCCGGGTCCATGACGCGGGCCAGCAGTGGCTCGTGCGCCTTCCACCAGGCCTCCTCGGTCTGCACTGTCTCTGCGGAGGCGGAGCGCGCGCGACTCGTGCTCCGCGCGGAGGACTCGACGAAGCCCAGCACGAAGGTCAGCGCCGCATCCATCTCCACCTCATCCAGGCCGAGACCCTCCAACGCGCCGAGCTCGTACTCGTACTTCGCCATCAGCCCAGGGCCTAGGGGTGGGCGGCTGGTGGCGACATCGCACATCCATGCGTGCCGCTCGTACAGCGCACGGTTGTCATGGGCCACCGCCTCGAGACGGGCGCGCCAGCCGGCCTCTTCGGGCGCGCGACGCGGCATGTCCGCGTAGAGCTGGTCGAGCATCAAGTCGACCAGCTCCGCCTTGCCAGGGACATAGGTGTAGAGCGTCATGGGGCCCACCGAGAGCCGCTCGGCCAGCTTGCGCATGGTCAGCGCCTCCAGGCCCTCCCCGTCCGCCAGCTCCACCGCCGAGGCGATGATGGCGTCGACGTTCAGCGTCGGCTTGGGGCCTCGCTGCCCCGCGGAGGGCATGTCCTTCCTCCAGAGAAGCTCCAGCGTCCGGGCGGGGTCCCCCGCGCCGCTGCGATGTGTGGCCATGTCCTCTCCAGTGCCAGAGACCGCCTTGACTGACCACTCCGTACAATGTACGGGTATTTGTCTCTACTTCAAGCTGGAGGCCTGTCCGCATGCGCATCACCGCATCCGCCATCTCCCTGAACGTCGAAGATGTGTCCGCGTCCGCGGCGTTCGTGAAGCGCCACTTCGGATTCACGGAGGACATGTCCGCGGACGGGTTCGTGTCCCTGTCGCGCAAGGACGCGGGGTTCAACCTCATCTTCCTGCGCACGGGGCTCAAGTCGCTGAAGCCCGAGTCGCTCAAGCACCGCAAGGCGGAGGGCATCCTCGTCGCGTTCGTCGTCGACGACATCGACGCCGAGTACCGACGCCTGCGGGACGAGGGCGTCCGAATCGTCACCCCCATCGAGACCGAGCCCTGGGGCGAGCGCTTCTTCCAGGTGGCGGATGACAATGGCGTCATCCTCCAACTGGTCCAATGGATGAACCCGCCGCCGGAAGGCGTGGCGAGCTGAGTCCACGTGGGGCCGAGACCGAAGTCGTCTCGGCCTCGTGTCGGCTAAAGCCGGTTCAGGAACAGGAGCAGGTCCTGCTTCTGCGCGGGGCTGAACGACTCGGGAAGTCCATTGGGAGTCTCGGGCGGGTGGACCGGTGGCAGGTTCAGCGGCGCGGTGACAGGGAGGATGAACTGGCTGTAGACGTCGACGACGTCCTTCAGGGTCGCCATGCTGTTGTCGTGGTAGTACGGCGCTGTCCTCGCGACGCCCCTGAGCGTGGGAATGTCGAAGGCCTCGAAGTCCAACGGGTCTCCGGTGACGAGGGCTCGGCCAGGGTCGGTGGAGAACCACTGCGGCAAGAGGTTGGGGCCGACGATGGGCGCTCCACTCTCGTCAACAGCCGGAATCGGGTCATAAGGCGCGCCGCTGGCTGTCACGGGGATGGGCGGCAGGTCCGTCACGCGTTGCTGGCGCGTGCCATCCGTGTAGAAACGGAACCGATAGCGCGGCAGCTCGACGGTGGTGTTGTACAGCACTGGGAACTGGCCAATCTGTCCCAGGTACGAGAAGGCGCCGAAGCCGACATTTAGGATGTCGGGCGTCGAGCGAAGGCCTTGCACGGGCTGGGGGCCGGCTCCAGGGACGAGGGTGAACAGCACGTTGCCATCGGGCTTCGTCACCGGGAACTGCGCTGCGTTCTCGCGCATGGCGGGCGCGGTAATCCGGCTCAGCGTCGGACCACCGTGACAGGGTTCGCAGCCGGCCCTGAAGACCTCTCGCCCTCGCTTCTCCGCGGGCGTGAGCCACATGAAGTCCTCGGGGATGGGTATCTGGGCGGCCGGCACCCCGTGCTCCATCAACCCCGCGACGAACTTCGCGCGGCCCGAGGTGAACTCACCACGCTGGAACGCCGCCACCTGGCGCAGTTGCGAGCGGGGCACGGGGCCTCCCTCGCTGTGACTGGAGATGGCGGACTGGGCCTGGTCCTCGAGGTTCGTTTCTCGGCCGTCGAGCTGGAAGAGCGGCCCTGTGAGGGCGAGATCCTGGATGCTCGGCACGCCGCGCCAGACGGCAATCTTCCGGTCGGGCGAAGTGATGACCTGGCCCTGGGTGTCAATGACATCCATGTTGGCGGGCAGCGAGAGGACGACACGCACGAGGCCTTTCTTCAGATGCTCGTACGTGGGCACCGCCGCGCCAGGGTCATCCGCGTCGATTCGGTTGAACAGCACATCACGGGGATTGGAAGCGAACAGGGCCTGGACATGCGCGGGCCGGAGCGCTGTGCTGTCTTCGAGGACGTGGCAGGTGGCACAGGAGCGTCCGTTGGTGTTGGGAAACGCCTGGATGAAGAGCGCCTTGCCGGTCGGGGTGTGGCCGTGGAGGGACTGGGCCTCTGTGGTTGTCGGGACTTCGGTCGCGGAGGCTGGGTCCTCGCCAGGGGTCGAGGGGGTACACTGCGTCAGTCCGCCAAGTGCGAAGGCACTGGCGAGCCGCGCGATGAGACGCATGGGCACCATGGAGAATCTCCGGGGCGTGTGGCGCCACCTGGAACACCGGTGATGGATGGAAGTGTCACCTGCTCAGCGGCGCGCCACATCGGTTCGTGAGGCGCCGATGAGCGTTCTCGGCGGGGTTCAAGGCCGAGGCGATGAGGCTGGTGCTGGCGGTGCTCTGACGACGGCTGGGTCAGGACTGAATCCAGTCGGTGTAGGCATTAGGTCCAATATGCCTGCCCTGTCACGCACAGTAGAGGTGGCCGCGCTGCGTTGACCCGGCACCCTCGTGGGTTGCCAGCCTTCTGGGTCTTCCTCACTCCAAACCCAGAACCTCTGCACATGAAAAACCGACCCATCTCACTTCTTGCCTTCTTCCTGGCGTTGGCGGTCCTTGGCTGTGGCAAGGACGGTCCGCCTCCCTCCCAACCTCCCGTCGAAAAATTCTCCGTCAGGGTCGTCCTCTCGGAGCCCCGCATCTCCGCGGGGACCCAGACCACCGCGAAGGCCCAGGTGGTCCATGAAGATGGCCGCGTCGTCGACCTCGACGCTTCCACTTCACAGCAATGGACCTCGTCCGAGCCTCAAGTGGTCTCCGTCGAGCCGCAAGCGGATGGCACCGCCAAGCTGACGGGCCACAAGGTGGGGAGTGCCCTCATCTCAGTCACCACGCAGGGGGCCTCGGGCCAGGCATCCCTCGAGGTCACCGCGGCGCGTATCACCTCGCTGCGGGTTTCGCCCGACAGTGCCTCCGTGGTCGTTGGCGGCACGCAGCAGTTCACCGTCCAGGGCAGGTACACCGACGGCACGACGGCCGACGTGACGAACAGCGCGACGTGGACGACGAGCAACAACACCCTTGCCACCGTGAGCGTCACGGGCCTGGGCACCGCTGTGGCCGCGGGCGGTCCGGTCACCGTCACCGCCACCCTGGAGGGCGTGCATGGCACCGCACAGCTCACCATCACGGCTCCTCCGCCCGTGCTCACCTCCATTCACGTCTCCCCCGCGACGGCTTCCGTGATTTCCGGCGCGACCCAGCAGTTCACCGCCCAGGGCAGCTTCAGCGACGGCACCACGGCGGATGTGACGAGCAGCGCGACATGGACGACGAGCGACAGCCTCGTTGCCACCGTGAGCGGCACCGGCCTGGGCACCGGCCTGGCCGCGGGTGGGCCCCTCACCATCACCGCGACCCAGGGAGGCGTCAGTGGCACGGCCCAACTCAGCGTCACTGGGTGGATGTCCGCCGGAGCCCTGGTCACGAGCCGTGACCAGCACACCGCCACGCGGCTCGAGTCGGGCAAGGTGCTCGTCGCGGGCGGGCGCAATGGGTCGGCCCCCCTGACCAGTGCGGAGCTGTACGATCCAGCGACCAACTCCTGGTCTCCCGCCAAGGCCATGACCAACGGCCGCTTCGCTCACGCCGCCGTCTTGACCACCCACGGTTACGTGCTCGTCGCCGGGGGCTTCGGAGCCCTGACCAGGGCGGAGCTGTACGATCCGGCGAGCGACACCTGGTACTTCGCCGGCATCATGCGTGGGAGCCGCTCTGGCCATACCATGACGGAGCTGCCGTCGAGCGAGGTGCTCGTTGTCGGCGGCACCGATGGCACGAAGGCGCTGGCAACCGTGGAGCTGTTCGATCCGCTCACCAGCATCTGGTTCGAGTCCCCCTCCATGGGCACCGCCCGGTTCAACCACACGGCCACCTTGCTCGCTTCGGGCAAGGTCCTCGTCACAGGGGGAACCCTTGGCTCCGAGAGCTTGAGCAGTGCCGAGGTGTACGACCCGACCGCCAAGACGTGGACTCCAGCCGCCCCCATGGCGACGCGCCGGAGCTTTCACACGGCCACGCGGCTCTCCTCTGGCAAGGTGCTCGTTTCGGGGGGGCAAGCGCCCACCGAAGCCGCGGTCTCCGAGCTGTATGATCCCGCCACGAACACCTGGACCTCGGCTGGCGCCGTGGGCGAGGCCCGCTCCTTCCACACCGCGACGCTGCTCTCTTCGGGACAGGTCCTTGTCGTGGGCGGTAAGGGGGGCAGCTACTCCAGAACCACGGAGTTGTATGACTCGGCCCCGGCCTCCCCATCCTGGTCCCCAAACGCCCCCATGGCCGCGACCCGCGGAGCCCACACCGCGACGCCGCTGACCTCTGGCAGGGTGCTCGTCGTGGGAGGCGAAGATGGCACCCGCCAGCTTTCCACGGCGGAGGTCTACGTCCCCTGAGCATAGGCGCCCGCTGAGGGTCTCATCGAGTGTCCCCGCTTCCGTTCCATCGAAGCGGGGACACTCACCTCAAGCCGAGTCCGTCAGGGCGCGAGGAACGGCAGCAGCGCTCCGGACTTCTGCCACATCGCCGCTGGATAGGCGGCCTGTGCCAAGGAGCAGATGAGGCAGAGGACACCGCGAGTGGACTGGGCCGAGTGGCTCAGCAGGGCGTTCGACATCGACGCGTTCGCATGCATGAGTTCGGTCAGCGCCTGCGAGCAGGCCCCATTCGCCGGAAGCCCCCTCGTGGCCGTCACCTCAAGGCGAGGTCACCACCGGGCAGGGCCACCAGGAGGGCGGCGAGGCCCGGTCATCCCAGGTGCCATCCCAGTAGTCTCGCAGCATGTACACCTCCGTGTTCGCGGCCGAGCAGAAGCGCTCGGGGTGGGGATTCACGTACAGCACCTGGTCGAACCGCGAGATGGAGTAGATGAACGTGCCGCATCGTTGGGTGCTTCCCACGGGCGGCGGTCCCACGGTGGAGGCGCGAACCGTGTCCATCAGGACATTCGCGTTGGGCTCTTCACAGGCGAGCTGCTGGAGGGCCTGGCTCGCCTCCAGCTCCATGTCCAAATCCACCCTGCGCGTCTTC is part of the Myxococcus landrumus genome and encodes:
- a CDS encoding YybH family protein; the protein is MSRYRLPSIVLGLMLLTEPVLAQSPPAPAAPVRLPDVALPPALDRVLRDYERAWRAGDAAALASLFAEDGFVLQSNRPPVRGRAAIRAAYEGQGGGPLKLRALAFAAEDTSGYIIGAYGYGNSSGDTGKFTLTLRRAPGGPWLIVSDMDNANAPPRQR
- a CDS encoding cytochrome-c peroxidase codes for the protein MVPMRLIARLASAFALGGLTQCTPSTPGEDPASATEVPTTTEAQSLHGHTPTGKALFIQAFPNTNGRSCATCHVLEDSTALRPAHVQALFASNPRDVLFNRIDADDPGAAVPTYEHLKKGLVRVVLSLPANMDVIDTQGQVITSPDRKIAVWRGVPSIQDLALTGPLFQLDGRETNLEDQAQSAISSHSEGGPVPRSQLRQVAAFQRGEFTSGRAKFVAGLMEHGVPAAQIPIPEDFMWLTPAEKRGREVFRAGCEPCHGGPTLSRITAPAMRENAAQFPVTKPDGNVLFTLVPGAGPQPVQGLRSTPDILNVGFGAFSYLGQIGQFPVLYNTTVELPRYRFRFYTDGTRQQRVTDLPPIPVTASGAPYDPIPAVDESGAPIVGPNLLPQWFSTDPGRALVTGDPLDFEAFDIPTLRGVARTAPYYHDNSMATLKDVVDVYSQFILPVTAPLNLPPVHPPETPNGLPESFSPAQKQDLLLFLNRL
- a CDS encoding kelch repeat-containing protein, with translation MKNRPISLLAFFLALAVLGCGKDGPPPSQPPVEKFSVRVVLSEPRISAGTQTTAKAQVVHEDGRVVDLDASTSQQWTSSEPQVVSVEPQADGTAKLTGHKVGSALISVTTQGASGQASLEVTAARITSLRVSPDSASVVVGGTQQFTVQGRYTDGTTADVTNSATWTTSNNTLATVSVTGLGTAVAAGGPVTVTATLEGVHGTAQLTITAPPPVLTSIHVSPATASVISGATQQFTAQGSFSDGTTADVTSSATWTTSDSLVATVSGTGLGTGLAAGGPLTITATQGGVSGTAQLSVTGWMSAGALVTSRDQHTATRLESGKVLVAGGRNGSAPLTSAELYDPATNSWSPAKAMTNGRFAHAAVLTTHGYVLVAGGFGALTRAELYDPASDTWYFAGIMRGSRSGHTMTELPSSEVLVVGGTDGTKALATVELFDPLTSIWFESPSMGTARFNHTATLLASGKVLVTGGTLGSESLSSAEVYDPTAKTWTPAAPMATRRSFHTATRLSSGKVLVSGGQAPTEAAVSELYDPATNTWTSAGAVGEARSFHTATLLSSGQVLVVGGKGGSYSRTTELYDSAPASPSWSPNAPMAATRGAHTATPLTSGRVLVVGGEDGTRQLSTAEVYVP
- a CDS encoding TetR/AcrR family transcriptional regulator; translation: MATHRSGAGDPARTLELLWRKDMPSAGQRGPKPTLNVDAIIASAVELADGEGLEALTMRKLAERLSVGPMTLYTYVPGKAELVDLMLDQLYADMPRRAPEEAGWRARLEAVAHDNRALYERHAWMCDVATSRPPLGPGLMAKYEYELGALEGLGLDEVEMDAALTFVLGFVESSARSTSRARSASAETVQTEEAWWKAHEPLLARVMDPARYPLASRVGSAAGAAHGAAYSPEHAFGFGLQRVLDGLGALILSRQSRRPPTRTPR
- a CDS encoding VOC family protein translates to MRITASAISLNVEDVSASAAFVKRHFGFTEDMSADGFVSLSRKDAGFNLIFLRTGLKSLKPESLKHRKAEGILVAFVVDDIDAEYRRLRDEGVRIVTPIETEPWGERFFQVADDNGVILQLVQWMNPPPEGVAS
- a CDS encoding methyltransferase, which codes for MDFQARLEALTHQLLPWSPLWSCSILQGWPESGAAYPEEWRAYARSLDEAGERQLDQGALVDVPPASLRALLGALEELTALPWHEGVHPLSVTERQGLSDKKTHELERVLSLLGPRTRFIRQAADIGGGMGHLARLCARTFGWTFHSIDRDAALQDKGRRWLARTRPSGGDTLCFIQASVEDGLQPRIDPLFSGQDRASIGLHTCGPLALTQLRKSQGAGLVLNIGCCYDKLELPRDYPVSRVGSAHPLPFTPKALALTTRGRPWKSDAEFARMKRVYAWRFAFHLLSKRHFPEQGFVRAGDAPRGLYDGPFAAYALDRLERLGLDAGMTDAQLDAFEMSVRAETRELLLCHLLRDRFARALEVVLLLDRAMLLEELGFQVELLQLFAPRLSPRNLALIASRSA
- a CDS encoding tetratricopeptide repeat protein; amino-acid sequence: MKRLLPVCLVVLVGCATTKGRPPEFATFIRNDYTAALAQARAERKPLFIDFGAVWCPPCRTMEAQVFTAPGFIAKAKDYVLLAVDVDDPINEPLLERFPVDNLPTLLVLDSETETPALRWMGGAGLEDVLALLDDARRALSAQVSGPELLLLEGDRAHARREHELAARKYQEAVEQGPGDWSRRTRAVESALNALWNAEAFQACAEYAVKTVPSLGEEERAGAASTGYSCARYAQEPKPWAAPAMKALEVHFEKAFAQAQKHGSKNQTWLYDSMADLLEARGDKEGARKLSEQYYVKVLAYRAEETTARGRAAWDSHLYSAAEASGHLADTLPLFVQTERELPDDFSASTRVAASLRELGRHDEALAATDRALKQAQGGRRLAVWLSRARTLERAGRVDEARKDLETALAEAERLPRMQREFSQYAVDAVRAALAALPGGK